A genomic window from Labeo rohita strain BAU-BD-2019 chromosome 6, IGBB_LRoh.1.0, whole genome shotgun sequence includes:
- the si:dkey-7k24.5 gene encoding somatomedin-B and thrombospondin type-1 domain-containing protein, translating into MGSSDEGSDIFRLLIIMSACSCRRSWMVLYLALLVTLVSQSEGGCQDTGMCCTGQNQSCITEDWRKDRSYGECYCDQACKTTLDCCHDYDLACPAVSCVVSEWSVWSGCLEPCKPTLRTRRRQVIQEARNGGKPCPPLQQTAGCAEYHDQDGPCLQSLVPALITTGGYGNARKKREILDSNIIGYCVEFKLTSLTVGCQRSFSPHTRWMRYLKEGHQVCVECQPPALVQGQRYCSGDGENMKQDRSLSLQWQAVGNSQCRGLWRRVRRRDSCSCPTVHSFLFI; encoded by the exons ATGGGTTCTTCAGATGAGGGGAGCGACATATTCAGGCTGCTCATTATCATGTCAGCGTGCAGCTGCAGACGCTCATGGATGGTTTTGTACCTCGCTCTGTTGGTAACACTGGTGTCCCAGAGCGAAGGAGGTTGTCAGGATACGGGAATGTGTTGCACtggacaaaaccagtcatgtattactgaagactggaggaaAGATCGCTCCTATGGGGAATGCTACTGTGACCAGGCATGCAAGACGACATTGGACTGTTGTCACGACTATGACCTTGCCTGTCCAG CTGTATCCTGTGTGGTGAGCGAATGGAGTGTGTGGTCCGGCTGTCTGGAGCCGTGTAAACCCACACTGCGCACCAGGCGGAGACAGGTGATCCAGGAAGCACGTAATGGAGGCAAGCCCTGTCCCCCTCTACAACAGACCGCAGGCTGCGCGGAGTATCACGACCAGGACGGTCCCTGCTTACAGTCCCTAG TCCCAGCTCTCATCACTACGGGTGGCTATGGAAATGCAAGGAAAAAGAGGGAGATTTTGGACAGCAATATCATCGG TTATTGTGTGGAGTTCAAACTCACATCTCTGACGGTGGGCTGTCAACGCAGTTTCAGTCCGCACACTCGCTGGATGCGGTACCTGAAGGAGGGGCATCAGGTGTGCGTGGAGTGCCAGCCACCAGCACTGGTCCAGGGCCAACGCTACTGCTCAGGGGACGGGGAGAACATGAAACAAGACAG GAGCTTGTCTCTGCAGTGGCAGGCCGTGGGGAATTCTCAGTGCAGAGGGCTGTGGAGACGGGTCCGTCGACGAGACTCCTGTTCCTGTCCTACTGTACACAGTTTTCTCTTCATCTAA